The following are encoded in a window of Salinigranum halophilum genomic DNA:
- a CDS encoding V-type ATP synthase subunit F: MSQEIAVVGSPDFTTGFRLAGVRKFRNVPDEEKDESLDEAVMETLDDDEVGIIVMHDDDMDHLSRQARQAVEGSIEPVLVTLGGGAGAGGLREQIKRAIGIDLMDE; encoded by the coding sequence ATGAGTCAGGAGATTGCCGTGGTCGGCAGCCCCGACTTCACCACGGGCTTTCGCCTCGCGGGCGTCCGGAAGTTCCGGAACGTCCCCGACGAGGAGAAGGACGAATCGCTCGACGAGGCCGTTATGGAGACGCTCGACGACGACGAGGTCGGCATCATCGTGATGCACGACGACGACATGGACCACCTGTCCCGGCAGGCTCGACAGGCCGTCGAGGGGAGCATCGAACCGGTGCTCGTCACTCTCGGCGGCGGCGCCGGCGCGGGCGGCCTCCGCGAACAGATCAAACGAGCCATCGGTATCGACCTAATGGACGAATAA
- a CDS encoding V-type ATP synthase subunit C, whose translation MSKAGSSNPEYVNARVRARRSALFADEDYRKLVRMSTAEIARFMEESTYEEEVNALGARHSGVDLVEYALNRNLAKQFDDILDWANGRLYDLIARYLRKFDAWNVKTVIRGIYSDTSRADVEADLIRAGEFDERLVNRLLEATSIEEVIDTLDRTIFGSALEAAFEEYESAGVLVPLENAVDRVFYENLLSEVRWDEATQQYRDILLAEVDFRNARNALRLARSGADIDPAEYYIDGGQLFTRAELSGLASNLDELVQRIRDSTYGDDLSDALNDFEEAESLIAFERALETALLEYSSSLGNVFPLSVSPVISYILAKEREVDNIRAIARAREAGLSPEQIEEELVIL comes from the coding sequence ATGAGCAAAGCCGGCAGCTCGAATCCGGAGTACGTCAACGCCCGTGTTCGAGCCCGTCGGAGCGCGCTCTTCGCGGACGAGGACTACCGCAAACTCGTGCGGATGAGCACGGCCGAAATCGCCCGGTTCATGGAGGAGTCGACGTACGAAGAGGAGGTCAACGCCCTGGGTGCGCGGCACTCGGGTGTCGACCTCGTCGAGTACGCGCTGAACCGCAACCTCGCGAAGCAGTTCGACGACATCCTCGACTGGGCGAACGGACGGCTGTACGACCTCATCGCGCGGTACCTGCGGAAGTTCGACGCGTGGAACGTCAAGACCGTCATCCGCGGCATCTACTCGGACACCTCGCGAGCGGACGTCGAAGCCGACCTCATCCGCGCCGGTGAGTTCGACGAACGGCTCGTCAACCGGCTGCTGGAAGCGACCAGCATCGAGGAGGTCATCGACACCCTCGACCGGACCATCTTCGGCTCCGCGCTCGAGGCGGCGTTCGAGGAGTACGAGTCCGCGGGCGTGTTGGTCCCCCTCGAGAACGCCGTCGACCGCGTCTTCTACGAGAACCTCCTCTCGGAGGTCCGATGGGACGAGGCGACCCAGCAGTATCGCGACATCCTGCTGGCCGAGGTCGACTTCCGGAACGCGCGAAACGCCCTGCGGCTGGCCCGCAGCGGCGCGGACATCGACCCGGCGGAGTACTACATCGACGGCGGGCAGCTGTTCACCCGCGCGGAGCTGAGCGGGCTGGCGTCGAACCTCGACGAACTCGTCCAGCGTATCCGCGACTCGACGTACGGCGACGACCTCTCCGACGCGCTCAACGACTTCGAGGAGGCCGAGAGCCTCATCGCGTTCGAGCGGGCGCTGGAGACGGCGCTCTTGGAGTACTCGTCCAGCCTGGGGAACGTCTTCCCGCTCTCGGTGAGCCCGGTCATCTCGTACATCCTGGCGAAGGAGCGCGAGGTCGACAACATCCGGGCCATCGCGCGAGCCCGCGAGGCCGGCCTCTCCCCCGAGCAGATCGAGGAGGAACTGGTGATACTATGA
- a CDS encoding V-type ATP synthase subunit E: MSLDTVVEDIRDEARARAEEIRTEGEERADEIVSEAEADAEAIIEEREREVERTIAQEREQALSAAKLEAKQERLEARRDALQTVREQVEAELAELAGDKREELTRALIDASAAEFDDAEVVVHGRAADEALLEEILADYEGFSLGDDAVDCLGGVIVEAETSRVRVDNTFDSLLDTVWENNLKDVSGILFDQ; this comes from the coding sequence ATGAGTCTGGACACAGTTGTCGAGGACATTCGAGACGAAGCCCGCGCGCGTGCCGAGGAGATTCGTACGGAGGGCGAAGAGCGCGCTGACGAGATCGTTTCCGAGGCGGAAGCCGACGCCGAGGCGATCATCGAAGAGCGCGAACGGGAGGTCGAACGGACGATCGCCCAGGAGCGCGAACAGGCGCTCTCGGCAGCCAAACTCGAGGCCAAACAGGAGCGCCTCGAGGCTCGCCGCGACGCCTTGCAGACCGTGCGAGAGCAGGTCGAAGCGGAGCTGGCCGAACTCGCCGGCGACAAGCGCGAGGAGCTCACCCGAGCGCTGATCGACGCGTCGGCCGCGGAGTTCGACGACGCGGAGGTCGTCGTCCACGGCCGCGCCGCGGACGAAGCGCTGCTCGAGGAGATCCTCGCCGATTACGAGGGCTTCTCGCTCGGTGACGACGCCGTCGACTGTCTCGGCGGCGTCATCGTCGAGGCGGAGACGTCGCGCGTCCGGGTGGACAACACCTTCGACTCGCTCCTCGACACCGTCTGGGAGAACAACCTGAAGGACGTCAGCGGCATCCTTTTCGACCAATGA
- a CDS encoding F0F1 ATP synthase subunit C gives MIDAATQLANVVLQEGSSAPAIPAQAAAALAVGLAAFGAGYAERGIGAAAVGAVAEDENLFVQGLIFTVLPETLVILALVVVFLVG, from the coding sequence ATGATTGACGCTGCAACCCAGCTGGCGAACGTCGTACTGCAGGAAGGCTCATCCGCTCCCGCGATCCCCGCTCAGGCCGCTGCCGCACTGGCAGTCGGACTGGCTGCCTTCGGTGCGGGCTACGCCGAGCGTGGTATCGGTGCCGCCGCGGTCGGTGCGGTCGCCGAGGACGAGAACCTCTTCGTGCAGGGACTCATCTTCACAGTCCTTCCGGAGACGCTCGTTATTCTCGCGCTCGTCGTCGTCTTCCTGGTCGGGTAA